A window of uncultured Draconibacterium sp. contains these coding sequences:
- a CDS encoding FAD-dependent oxidoreductase: MSSIKDILMPFTAWKNVFKEPVTIKDPINDRPGAARYRGFHKNDVSTCIGCGTCESICENEAIDMVAIANFEPKDGDSGLRPKVDYGRCCWCALCVDVCTTGSLSMSNEYTWVDTDPENFRFIPGVDEKNWDKNELGWKKPEGDDYQFYGLERVKMGELHPEERDDSFIEMIQGFSKEQAEKEADRCVECGICTATCPAHMGIPEYIKAIRNDDLEEGLRILYDTNPLPEICGRICTHKCESVCSIGHRGEPLSIRWLKRYIADQNPSEKYKTILETDFIEKNGKKIAIIGSGPAGLSAAHYLAKLGYEVEIFEKLAQAGGMMRFGIPEYRLPYDQIDKDVNYILSLGVKIHYNVNVGADITLEKLGKDFDAVFAGTGLHLGRSTRIEGSDHENVYQSIELLRKITQGEEIHVAEKIVVIGGGNVAMDITRSLARLQNQKYGNVQLIATSLETEEKMPADREEVVEAREEKATVNPGWAPQKVEIVDGKVKGLHVVQCLSLFDETGAFNPQCNMENKNFFEGDMIVESIGQGMDLSYISEDIKENLEMGPRGRVKVNNDFQTSVPWLFMGGDTIQGPDVIHGIANGHRAALGIDRFLIGE, translated from the coding sequence AAGACCCGATAAACGACCGTCCCGGCGCAGCGCGTTACCGCGGATTTCATAAAAACGATGTAAGTACCTGTATTGGTTGTGGTACCTGTGAATCTATTTGTGAAAACGAAGCCATCGACATGGTTGCCATTGCCAATTTCGAACCGAAAGACGGCGACAGTGGTTTGCGCCCAAAAGTGGATTATGGACGATGCTGCTGGTGTGCACTTTGTGTTGATGTATGTACAACCGGTTCGCTGAGTATGTCGAACGAATATACCTGGGTGGATACCGACCCCGAAAATTTCCGTTTTATTCCGGGTGTGGATGAAAAGAACTGGGACAAAAACGAACTGGGCTGGAAAAAACCGGAAGGCGACGATTACCAGTTTTACGGACTCGAACGCGTTAAAATGGGAGAACTTCATCCGGAAGAAAGAGATGATTCTTTTATTGAAATGATACAGGGTTTCTCGAAAGAGCAAGCCGAAAAAGAAGCCGACCGTTGTGTGGAATGTGGTATTTGTACTGCCACCTGCCCGGCGCACATGGGAATTCCGGAATATATAAAAGCTATTAGAAACGACGATTTGGAAGAAGGTCTGCGTATTTTATACGATACCAATCCGCTACCTGAAATTTGCGGACGGATCTGTACACACAAATGCGAAAGTGTTTGTTCAATCGGTCATAGGGGAGAGCCACTTTCTATACGCTGGCTGAAACGTTACATTGCCGACCAAAATCCGTCGGAAAAGTACAAGACCATTTTAGAAACCGATTTTATTGAGAAAAACGGGAAAAAGATTGCCATTATTGGTTCTGGTCCTGCCGGATTATCAGCGGCTCATTACCTTGCCAAACTTGGTTACGAAGTAGAAATCTTTGAAAAACTGGCGCAAGCCGGTGGTATGATGCGTTTTGGTATTCCTGAATACCGTTTGCCATACGACCAGATTGATAAAGATGTGAATTACATTTTATCGTTGGGCGTAAAAATTCATTACAATGTGAATGTGGGAGCGGATATTACCCTTGAAAAATTGGGAAAAGATTTTGATGCTGTATTTGCCGGAACAGGTCTGCACCTGGGAAGAAGCACACGTATTGAAGGTTCTGACCACGAAAATGTGTATCAGTCGATTGAATTGTTGCGCAAAATCACACAGGGAGAAGAAATCCATGTGGCAGAAAAAATAGTGGTAATTGGCGGTGGAAATGTGGCTATGGATATTACCCGTTCGCTGGCACGTTTGCAAAATCAAAAATACGGCAACGTGCAGCTTATTGCCACCAGTCTGGAAACCGAAGAAAAAATGCCTGCCGACCGTGAAGAAGTTGTTGAAGCACGCGAAGAAAAAGCAACGGTGAATCCGGGTTGGGCGCCACAAAAAGTGGAAATTGTTGACGGAAAAGTGAAAGGCCTGCATGTGGTTCAGTGCTTGTCGTTATTCGACGAAACGGGAGCCTTTAATCCGCAGTGCAACATGGAAAATAAAAATTTCTTCGAAGGTGATATGATTGTAGAATCCATCGGTCAGGGAATGGATTTGAGTTATATATCGGAGGACATTAAAGAGAACCTGGAAATGGGACCGCGAGGAAGGGTTAAAGTAAATAACGATTTCCAAACCAGCGTGCCGTGGTTATTTATGGGTGGTGACACCATTCAGGGACCCGACGTAATTCACGGAATTGCAAACGGGCATCGTGCCGCTCTGGGTATCGATCGGTTTTTAATTGGAGAATAA
- a CDS encoding dihydroorotate dehydrogenase-like protein — protein MNISTKYMGLELKSPIIVGSSSLTEKVENSVAYEKAGAGAIVLKSLFEEQILHDVDSQRLNNMYGTYNDQEHYAMYFSKKHNLSNYISLIEKSKAALSIPVIASINCVSAEEWISYAKMIEDAGADALEVNLFLLPADINETGEEKEKEYFDIIEKVSEVITIPFSIKLSYYFSGLANFIKRISTTKASSVVLFNKFYSPDVDIQKEKISSGDVMSTKELNTMTLRWIGILYDKVDIELTASGGIFNGEQMIKNLLVGAQTTEVVSAIYKNGAKVIEEMTATLNDWMTRHNYNSIEEFRGKASQKNIKKPILFERTQFMRYFSDAGY, from the coding sequence ATGAATATTTCAACAAAATACATGGGATTGGAGCTGAAAAGCCCGATTATCGTTGGTAGCTCATCGTTAACCGAAAAGGTAGAAAATTCGGTAGCTTACGAGAAAGCCGGTGCCGGAGCAATTGTATTAAAATCGCTTTTCGAGGAACAAATACTGCACGATGTCGATTCGCAGAGGCTAAACAATATGTATGGCACGTACAATGACCAGGAACATTATGCGATGTATTTTAGCAAAAAACACAATCTGTCGAATTACATCAGCTTAATCGAAAAAAGTAAGGCTGCATTAAGTATTCCGGTTATAGCAAGCATTAATTGTGTGTCGGCGGAGGAATGGATTTCGTATGCCAAAATGATCGAGGATGCCGGTGCCGATGCGTTGGAAGTAAACCTGTTTTTGTTACCTGCCGATATAAATGAAACAGGAGAAGAAAAGGAAAAAGAGTATTTCGATATTATTGAAAAAGTAAGCGAAGTAATTACCATTCCATTTTCGATTAAACTCAGTTACTATTTTTCAGGATTGGCAAATTTTATTAAACGCATTTCCACTACCAAAGCCTCGTCGGTGGTGTTATTCAACAAATTTTACAGTCCCGATGTGGATATTCAAAAGGAAAAAATTTCATCGGGCGACGTGATGAGCACTAAAGAATTGAATACAATGACTTTGCGCTGGATTGGAATTTTGTACGATAAAGTGGATATAGAATTAACAGCTTCGGGAGGAATTTTTAATGGCGAGCAGATGATTAAAAATCTGTTGGTTGGTGCGCAGACAACTGAAGTTGTTTCTGCCATTTATAAAAACGGTGCAAAAGTTATCGAGGAAATGACTGCGACTTTAAACGACTGGATGACCCGTCACAATTACAATTCAATTGAAGAATTCCGAGGAAAAGCCAGCCAGAAAAACATCAAAAAACCAATTCTTTTCGAGCGTACCCAGTTTATGCGTTATTTTTCAGACGCAGGATATTAA
- a CDS encoding Crp/Fnr family transcriptional regulator, with product MESNNIKCRTCVIKSSAASVLNYDELGILEKACFQTNFRKGELIFKEGAPAQHITYIRDGFVKLSKIIRAGKENIVSISKQGAYLGIQNLNKTNTINYFSAYAISDTLVCFLDIDYFDQLIKHNGEFASEVISYIINDEMGNFDRLLNNVQQQLPGRLASILFYFSKQVFCQNPFNLNITKNELASLIGTSRESVTRLLKDFQDNGIIKMEKSSITILDEPKLMEIKRKG from the coding sequence ATGGAATCAAATAATATAAAATGCCGAACCTGTGTGATTAAGTCGAGCGCTGCTTCGGTTTTAAACTACGATGAACTTGGTATATTAGAGAAAGCTTGTTTCCAAACAAATTTTCGCAAAGGCGAATTAATTTTTAAAGAAGGGGCTCCTGCCCAACATATTACGTATATACGCGACGGTTTTGTTAAACTGAGTAAAATAATTCGGGCAGGAAAAGAAAACATAGTAAGTATTTCAAAACAAGGTGCTTATCTTGGAATTCAGAATTTAAATAAAACCAATACGATCAATTATTTTTCGGCTTATGCCATTTCCGACACGCTAGTTTGTTTCCTCGACATCGACTATTTCGACCAATTAATTAAACATAATGGGGAGTTTGCATCAGAAGTAATTTCCTATATTATTAATGATGAAATGGGTAATTTTGATCGATTGCTTAACAATGTTCAGCAACAATTACCGGGAAGGTTGGCAAGTATTCTCTTTTACTTTAGCAAGCAAGTATTTTGTCAAAATCCTTTTAACCTAAACATTACCAAGAATGAACTTGCCTCATTAATTGGAACATCACGTGAAAGTGTTACCCGCTTATTAAAAGATTTCCAGGATAATGGTATTATAAAAATGGAAAAAAGCAGCATTACTATTTTGGATGAACCCAAATTAATGGAAATCAAAAGGAAAGGCTAG
- a CDS encoding AsmA family protein, which translates to MKKLGKVVLYTLVTFIFVLVVLIVVAALAEKKIVKLALEQVSKTTDIPIRADEIDFTLVHNFPYATIRCTNLLVSSPETNGDFESDTLFYAERLFISVASKPLLKSIFEVKVVEMDNAEVFYSLDTAGISNINFLNDTTQKAVIDTSDNNIFLDIKEFNIQNFTCHYKDSQQKASANLFLEELNLSGLIDNDDYKGKAEGAAILTNCTFGTTNLYRMQKTVMDFKMAYNDNLLSIENADVAVDEDALFSLAGKFNLSDSTLTDVVLKAQRLDLGSLLKYLPENLLKEYGVTDFSGILVAEANISGFISDSIMPAVTATFDFSDGLLHYEDYPVLKQVECKGMATNGTNQNNSSTRLDISTMSFRTEKSKVSLSGNVNNLDKPAYQIKSTINIDLGEFADYVPDTLLQSIGGRVNAVFSTKGILPDSISDAFIHSVLKNSKASAQFQNIKAVVDSSMSVDSLTGKMEYLPNEIKLNDVTAFVPLYKLRIKNSGALITGDPTKPDSLDIEFNGFKAAFEKSAFELSGSIKYPMNPEYSVSGQAYVDLQEMQQFLPDSLINSMAGTVSATFSSAARLNPDSISDNLYELLFEKSTFSAGFNDVTADMPASTMSVSQLTGQLNYHADTFEIKKLGLNYMGQQFDMSETTVLNAYSAVLQNQAKELSVTGSFGVGDLDYAFLEQFMELDTSRVEELEAEPLNFTYKIKGKFKANSIKYGDALFEHIDTKFLLKSSSYVFDSLCVDAFDGTSLSSVKIEMLPDELIEIYFKTDVEKMNISKMIGAFSEYITYEDVKPENVQGLGSTKMDGKIVMKNFEPVYNSLLLNGDLTLENGALINVKPIMEVEKIPGIGLKNMDRLYFSTLNSSVFLFNREVYIPRTEIKSSSFDAMFLGMYSFGEDYDYHIRMFLGEVLSSKSKANLRKQAQDNGFGEDVEADEKTLTKGRTSIYLVSKSENGKEKAGFDKKQDRANMKAKVNLQKQMVDMRFHPTLVKYDTEQ; encoded by the coding sequence ATGAAAAAATTAGGCAAAGTAGTATTGTACACTTTAGTAACGTTCATTTTTGTTTTGGTCGTGCTGATTGTTGTTGCAGCTTTGGCCGAAAAAAAGATTGTAAAACTGGCACTCGAGCAGGTGAGTAAGACCACCGATATTCCAATTCGTGCCGATGAAATTGATTTTACCCTGGTGCATAATTTTCCGTATGCGACCATCCGATGTACAAATTTATTGGTGAGTTCGCCTGAAACCAACGGTGATTTTGAGTCGGACACTTTATTTTATGCCGAACGTTTATTTATTTCGGTGGCGTCGAAACCCTTGCTAAAAAGCATTTTTGAAGTTAAAGTGGTTGAGATGGACAATGCCGAAGTTTTTTATTCGCTTGACACAGCCGGAATAAGCAACATCAATTTTTTGAACGATACCACGCAGAAAGCTGTAATTGATACATCAGACAACAATATATTTTTGGATATAAAAGAATTTAACATTCAAAACTTTACCTGCCATTACAAAGACAGCCAACAAAAAGCATCGGCAAATCTGTTTTTGGAAGAGCTTAATTTATCGGGATTAATCGACAACGACGATTACAAGGGAAAAGCAGAAGGTGCAGCCATTTTGACGAATTGTACTTTCGGGACTACAAATTTGTATCGGATGCAAAAAACTGTTATGGACTTTAAAATGGCATACAATGATAATTTGCTAAGCATTGAAAATGCTGATGTAGCCGTTGATGAGGATGCACTTTTTTCGCTTGCAGGGAAGTTTAATTTAAGCGACAGTACGTTGACCGATGTGGTTTTAAAAGCCCAAAGATTGGATCTGGGAAGCTTGTTAAAGTACCTTCCTGAAAACTTATTGAAAGAATATGGAGTAACTGACTTCTCCGGAATTTTGGTTGCCGAAGCAAACATCTCCGGATTTATATCCGATTCGATAATGCCTGCTGTAACTGCCACTTTCGATTTTTCCGACGGTTTGCTTCATTACGAAGATTATCCGGTGCTAAAACAGGTTGAGTGTAAGGGAATGGCGACCAACGGAACAAATCAAAACAATTCCTCCACCAGGCTCGACATCAGTACAATGAGTTTTCGTACTGAAAAAAGTAAAGTTAGCTTGTCAGGCAACGTAAACAATCTGGATAAACCGGCCTACCAGATAAAGTCTACGATCAATATAGATCTTGGTGAGTTTGCTGATTATGTCCCGGATACATTGTTGCAGTCGATAGGCGGAAGAGTAAACGCAGTGTTTAGCACAAAAGGCATTTTGCCCGATTCCATTTCTGATGCATTTATTCACTCGGTGCTCAAAAATTCAAAAGCAAGTGCTCAATTTCAGAATATTAAGGCGGTAGTTGATAGTTCAATGTCGGTTGACAGTTTAACCGGTAAAATGGAGTATCTGCCAAACGAAATAAAACTAAACGATGTTACCGCTTTTGTGCCTTTGTACAAGCTCCGCATAAAAAACTCCGGTGCTCTAATTACCGGCGACCCGACAAAACCGGATTCGCTTGACATTGAGTTTAACGGATTTAAGGCAGCTTTCGAAAAAAGTGCTTTCGAATTGAGCGGATCGATTAAATATCCAATGAATCCGGAATATTCTGTCTCCGGGCAGGCGTATGTTGATTTACAGGAAATGCAACAGTTTTTACCCGATTCGCTTATAAATTCCATGGCAGGAACCGTGTCGGCAACATTCAGTTCGGCAGCCCGGTTAAATCCCGATTCAATTAGCGATAACCTATACGAATTACTTTTTGAAAAGAGCACTTTTAGTGCCGGCTTCAATGATGTTACCGCCGACATGCCTGCTTCAACAATGAGTGTAAGTCAGTTAACGGGACAGCTGAACTACCACGCCGACACATTTGAAATTAAAAAGCTCGGACTGAATTATATGGGGCAACAATTCGACATGAGTGAAACAACCGTATTAAATGCGTATTCAGCTGTTTTACAAAACCAGGCAAAGGAACTTTCGGTTACCGGTTCGTTTGGAGTTGGTGATTTGGATTATGCATTTTTGGAGCAATTTATGGAACTGGATACATCAAGAGTGGAGGAACTGGAAGCCGAACCGCTGAATTTCACCTACAAGATTAAAGGTAAATTTAAAGCCAATAGTATTAAATACGGCGATGCCTTGTTTGAGCACATCGATACAAAGTTTTTGCTGAAAAGCAGTTCGTATGTCTTTGATAGTCTATGTGTTGACGCTTTTGACGGAACCTCACTTTCATCTGTAAAAATTGAAATGTTACCCGACGAACTGATAGAAATATACTTTAAAACGGATGTGGAAAAAATGAACATCTCGAAAATGATAGGAGCATTTAGCGAATACATTACCTATGAAGATGTGAAGCCCGAAAATGTGCAGGGGCTGGGTTCAACCAAAATGGATGGTAAAATTGTGATGAAAAATTTCGAACCGGTTTATAACTCGCTGTTACTAAATGGCGATTTAACTCTGGAAAACGGAGCTCTGATCAATGTAAAACCGATTATGGAAGTGGAGAAAATACCGGGAATTGGTCTTAAAAACATGGACCGGCTGTACTTCAGTACCCTAAACAGCAGTGTTTTTCTATTCAACCGCGAGGTGTACATTCCGCGTACCGAAATAAAATCAAGCTCGTTTGATGCCATGTTTTTAGGAATGTACAGTTTTGGCGAAGATTACGACTACCACATTCGTATGTTTTTGGGAGAAGTACTTTCGAGCAAATCAAAAGCAAATCTTCGTAAACAGGCACAAGACAACGGTTTTGGCGAAGATGTGGAAGCAGATGAAAAAACACTCACCAAGGGCAGGACTTCGATTTATCTGGTTTCGAAATCGGAGAACGGGAAAGAAAAGGCAGGCTTTGATAAAAAACAAGACCGGGCGAATATGAAAGCAAAAGTAAATTTGCAGAAACAAATGGTTGATATGCGTTTTCACCCCACTTTAGTAAAATATGACACGGAACAATAG
- a CDS encoding DsbA family protein, which yields MTRNNSMLKHLLFGFLLLGLWSLSGCKSKTSKTSIQVQNEVIQKTGDVIFGDNAAPNTVFLFASYNCDYCRYFFSRTYPGLKTNYLDKGKIKLVVKWLDFEENPQVLQSLQAASCIGQFGVYEKFHELLLVNPAVVFTDDFSALLDDIMQDNSEIAECILQNNEYEYLRLNVSEFRENKFTGTPTFVLNKNAYSGFISFINFEKLLAKEFNL from the coding sequence ATGACACGGAACAATAGTATGTTGAAACATTTGCTTTTCGGATTTTTATTGTTGGGTTTATGGAGTTTAAGCGGATGTAAATCAAAGACCTCAAAAACTTCAATTCAAGTACAAAATGAGGTAATACAAAAAACCGGCGATGTTATTTTTGGCGACAATGCAGCACCGAACACCGTTTTTTTATTTGCAAGTTACAATTGCGATTACTGCCGTTATTTTTTTTCAAGAACTTACCCCGGGTTAAAAACCAATTATTTAGACAAGGGCAAAATAAAGCTGGTTGTAAAGTGGCTCGATTTTGAAGAAAACCCTCAGGTTTTACAGTCGCTACAGGCGGCCAGTTGTATCGGTCAGTTCGGAGTTTACGAAAAATTTCATGAGTTATTGTTGGTAAATCCGGCAGTTGTTTTTACCGATGATTTTTCGGCGCTACTTGACGATATTATGCAAGATAATTCCGAAATTGCAGAATGTATTTTGCAAAATAACGAATATGAGTATCTTCGTTTAAATGTGAGTGAATTCCGGGAGAATAAATTTACAGGAACTCCAACATTTGTTTTGAATAAAAATGCGTACAGTGGTTTTATATCATTTATTAACTTTGAAAAATTACTCGCAAAAGAATTTAATTTATAA
- a CDS encoding zinc ribbon domain-containing protein yields MSTNKCPKCHNMVSVTDKFCPVCGAPLHKISSDVVSCKSCNHQNKQGAAFCEKCGNSLGELNTEAQNKIPSENAHKIVSKGNYTGTMVKGKTSRGWKIFRKLIIALVLLAVVALIVWFQVDPDAGTKLKDAAMGTAFMAVFFFVGWLFMRGKKGNKYDWDDDQYSDVADDDD; encoded by the coding sequence ATGAGTACCAATAAATGCCCTAAGTGCCACAATATGGTGAGCGTAACGGATAAATTCTGTCCGGTTTGTGGAGCACCTCTCCACAAAATATCTTCTGATGTTGTAAGTTGTAAAAGTTGCAATCACCAAAACAAACAAGGTGCTGCATTTTGCGAAAAATGTGGTAATTCTCTTGGTGAGCTAAATACTGAAGCACAGAATAAAATCCCTTCAGAAAATGCCCATAAAATCGTGTCAAAAGGCAATTACACAGGTACCATGGTAAAAGGAAAAACTTCGCGGGGATGGAAGATTTTCAGAAAACTAATAATCGCACTGGTGCTTCTCGCTGTTGTTGCTTTAATTGTGTGGTTTCAGGTTGATCCCGATGCAGGTACGAAATTGAAAGACGCCGCCATGGGAACCGCTTTTATGGCTGTATTCTTTTTTGTTGGTTGGCTTTTTATGCGAGGTAAAAAGGGAAATAAATACGACTGGGACGACGACCAGTACAGCGATGTGGCAGATGACGATGATTAA